The following coding sequences are from one Camarhynchus parvulus chromosome 1, STF_HiC, whole genome shotgun sequence window:
- the FAM76B gene encoding protein FAM76B isoform X1 encodes MAAAGAAAAPALYACTKCNQRYPFEELSQGQQLCKECRIAHPIVKCTYCRSEFQQESKTNTICKKCAQNVKQFGTPKPCQYCNIIAAFIGTKCQRCTNSEKKYGPPQTCEQCKQQCAFDRKEEGRRKVDGKLLCWLCTLSYKRVLQKTKEQRKSLGSSHSNSSSSSLTEKDQHHSKHHHHHHHHHRHSSSHHKISNLSPEQDQGLWKQSHKSSAAIQNETPKKKPKLESKPSNGDSSSINQSADSGGTDNFVLISQLKEEVMSLKRLLQQRDQTILEKDKKLTELKADFQYQESNLRTKMNSMEKAHKETVEQLQAKNRELLKQVAALSKGKKFDKSGSILTSP; translated from the exons atggcggcggcgggcgcggcggccgcCCCGGCGCTTTATGCCTGCACCAAGTGCAACCAGCGGTACCCGTTCGAGGAGCTCTcgcagggccagcagctgtgcaag GAGTGCCGCATCGCCCACCCCATCGTGAAGTGCACCTACTGCCGCTCCGAGTTCCAGCAGGAGAG CAAAACCAACACAATATGCAAGAAATGTGCCCAAAACGTGAAGCAGTTTGGAACG cccaaGCCTTGTCAGTATTGTAACATTATTGCAGCATTTATTGGCACAAAATGTCAGCGTTGCACCAACTCAGAGAAGAAGTATGGCCCGCCCCAGACCTGTGAGCAGTGCAAACAGCAATGTGCTTTTGATCgaaaagaggagggaagaaggaag GTTGATGGAAAGTTGTTGTGTTGGCTCTGCACGCTGTCCTACAAGAGAGTGCTACAGAAGacaaaagagcagagaaagagcCTGGGATCTTCACATTCTAactcctcatcctcatctcTTACTGAGAAAGACCAGCATCATTCaaaacaccaccaccatcaccaccatcatcatcgTCACAGCAGCAGTCATCATAA AATCAGCAATCTGAGTCCAGAACAAGATCAGGGACTATGGAAACAGAG CCATAAATCCTCTGCAGCTATTCAGAATGAAACtccaaagaaaaaacccaaactggaATCCAAGCCATCAAATGGAGATAG TAGCTCTATAAATCAGTCTGCAGACAGTGGAGGAACTGACAACTTTGTCCTCATAAGTCAGCTGAAAGAAGAAGTAATGTCACTTAAACGTCTTCTGCAGCAAAGAGATCAGACTATTTTAGAGAAagataaaaag TTGACAGAATTGAAGGCAGATTTCCAGTACCAAGAGTCTAACTTGAGGACAAAGATGAACAGTATGGAGAAAGCTCACAAGGAAACTGTGGAACAGTTGCAG GCCAAAAACAGAGAACTGCTCAAACAGGTCGCAGCATTGTCAAAGGGTAAAAAGTTTGATAAAAGTGGGAGTATCCTCACATCTCCTTGA
- the FAM76B gene encoding protein FAM76B isoform X2, translating to MAAAGAAAAPALYACTKCNQRYPFEELSQGQQLCKECRIAHPIVKCTYCRSEFQQESKTNTICKKCAQNVKQFGTPKPCQYCNIIAAFIGTKCQRCTNSEKKYGPPQTCEQCKQQCAFDRKEEGRRKVDGKLLCWLCTLSYKRVLQKTKEQRKSLGSSHSNSSSSSLTEKDQHHSKHHHHHHHHHRHSSSHHKISNLSPEQDQGLWKQSHKSSAAIQNETPKKKPKLESKPSNGDSSINQSADSGGTDNFVLISQLKEEVMSLKRLLQQRDQTILEKDKKLTELKADFQYQESNLRTKMNSMEKAHKETVEQLQAKNRELLKQVAALSKGKKFDKSGSILTSP from the exons atggcggcggcgggcgcggcggccgcCCCGGCGCTTTATGCCTGCACCAAGTGCAACCAGCGGTACCCGTTCGAGGAGCTCTcgcagggccagcagctgtgcaag GAGTGCCGCATCGCCCACCCCATCGTGAAGTGCACCTACTGCCGCTCCGAGTTCCAGCAGGAGAG CAAAACCAACACAATATGCAAGAAATGTGCCCAAAACGTGAAGCAGTTTGGAACG cccaaGCCTTGTCAGTATTGTAACATTATTGCAGCATTTATTGGCACAAAATGTCAGCGTTGCACCAACTCAGAGAAGAAGTATGGCCCGCCCCAGACCTGTGAGCAGTGCAAACAGCAATGTGCTTTTGATCgaaaagaggagggaagaaggaag GTTGATGGAAAGTTGTTGTGTTGGCTCTGCACGCTGTCCTACAAGAGAGTGCTACAGAAGacaaaagagcagagaaagagcCTGGGATCTTCACATTCTAactcctcatcctcatctcTTACTGAGAAAGACCAGCATCATTCaaaacaccaccaccatcaccaccatcatcatcgTCACAGCAGCAGTCATCATAA AATCAGCAATCTGAGTCCAGAACAAGATCAGGGACTATGGAAACAGAG CCATAAATCCTCTGCAGCTATTCAGAATGAAACtccaaagaaaaaacccaaactggaATCCAAGCCATCAAATGGAGATAG CTCTATAAATCAGTCTGCAGACAGTGGAGGAACTGACAACTTTGTCCTCATAAGTCAGCTGAAAGAAGAAGTAATGTCACTTAAACGTCTTCTGCAGCAAAGAGATCAGACTATTTTAGAGAAagataaaaag TTGACAGAATTGAAGGCAGATTTCCAGTACCAAGAGTCTAACTTGAGGACAAAGATGAACAGTATGGAGAAAGCTCACAAGGAAACTGTGGAACAGTTGCAG GCCAAAAACAGAGAACTGCTCAAACAGGTCGCAGCATTGTCAAAGGGTAAAAAGTTTGATAAAAGTGGGAGTATCCTCACATCTCCTTGA
- the FAM76B gene encoding protein FAM76B isoform X3: protein MAAAGAAAAPALYACTKCNQRYPFEELSQGQQLCKECRIAHPIVKCTYCRSEFQQESKTNTICKKCAQNVKQFGTPKPCQYCNIIAAFIGTKCQRCTNSEKKYGPPQTCEQCKQQCAFDRKEEGRRKVDGKLLCWLCTLSYKRVLQKTKEQRKSLGSSHSNSSSSSLTEKDQHHSKHHHHHHHHHRHSSSHHKISNLSPEQDQGLWKQSSSINQSADSGGTDNFVLISQLKEEVMSLKRLLQQRDQTILEKDKKLTELKADFQYQESNLRTKMNSMEKAHKETVEQLQAKNRELLKQVAALSKGKKFDKSGSILTSP, encoded by the exons atggcggcggcgggcgcggcggccgcCCCGGCGCTTTATGCCTGCACCAAGTGCAACCAGCGGTACCCGTTCGAGGAGCTCTcgcagggccagcagctgtgcaag GAGTGCCGCATCGCCCACCCCATCGTGAAGTGCACCTACTGCCGCTCCGAGTTCCAGCAGGAGAG CAAAACCAACACAATATGCAAGAAATGTGCCCAAAACGTGAAGCAGTTTGGAACG cccaaGCCTTGTCAGTATTGTAACATTATTGCAGCATTTATTGGCACAAAATGTCAGCGTTGCACCAACTCAGAGAAGAAGTATGGCCCGCCCCAGACCTGTGAGCAGTGCAAACAGCAATGTGCTTTTGATCgaaaagaggagggaagaaggaag GTTGATGGAAAGTTGTTGTGTTGGCTCTGCACGCTGTCCTACAAGAGAGTGCTACAGAAGacaaaagagcagagaaagagcCTGGGATCTTCACATTCTAactcctcatcctcatctcTTACTGAGAAAGACCAGCATCATTCaaaacaccaccaccatcaccaccatcatcatcgTCACAGCAGCAGTCATCATAA AATCAGCAATCTGAGTCCAGAACAAGATCAGGGACTATGGAAACAGAG TAGCTCTATAAATCAGTCTGCAGACAGTGGAGGAACTGACAACTTTGTCCTCATAAGTCAGCTGAAAGAAGAAGTAATGTCACTTAAACGTCTTCTGCAGCAAAGAGATCAGACTATTTTAGAGAAagataaaaag TTGACAGAATTGAAGGCAGATTTCCAGTACCAAGAGTCTAACTTGAGGACAAAGATGAACAGTATGGAGAAAGCTCACAAGGAAACTGTGGAACAGTTGCAG GCCAAAAACAGAGAACTGCTCAAACAGGTCGCAGCATTGTCAAAGGGTAAAAAGTTTGATAAAAGTGGGAGTATCCTCACATCTCCTTGA
- the CEP57 gene encoding centrosomal protein of 57 kDa: MADMAAARGGYPLTDDLRNTQNSTSATDGLSSASFIEYPKHKPFINSDLQRSSWKPVVPYPESHSRAIFSALKNLQEKIHQLELERFEAEENVKHLSRETANFKQMLSEQMQHKERDKTEVSKKNQELTSQLAAAESRCRLLEKQLDYMRQMIQHAENEKTHLLEKQGSLERDRLLDQSHVQSKLEKLDILEKEYNRLTTMQSTAEKKMKELEQKLYEEEHARKLVQEKAAELQTGLETNRLLIQAASPLLSPKVRQPRKKAKQPEKKCSVRHSTVQPHYRLCLGDVPFVAGKSTSPSHSVTANVQHVLHLMKHHSKALCNRHVVNDTPAKPTSSGHPACKSRRPSLTMDSSSSQEELSEVLLTLQDEFGQMSFDHQQLSKLILEAPSATVREELERELDALVERMEAKADQISKVQKHRLQLERLKRECKSRKTSAKQIKDSRFPVSEVKVTTTVTTKGKNAGPIKVKPGEKSRKNLQLLRDMQTIQTSLQKDDVSWDY, translated from the exons ATGGCCGACATGGCGGCAGCTAGGGGCGGCTATCCGCTCACG gatgATCTACGTAACACTCAGAACTCTACATCAGCCACAGATGGACTCTCTTCAGCTTCATTTATAGAATATCCAAAGCACAAGCCATTTATTAATTCAGATTTGCAGCGTTCCTCGTGGAAACCAGTAGTTCCATATCCTGAAAGCCACAGCAGAG CAatattttctgctctgaagaaCCTCCAGGAAAAAATTCATCAACTGGAGTTGGAACGGTTTGAGGCAGAGGAGAATGTAAAACACCTcagcagggaaacagcaaaCTTCAAACAAATGCTGAGTGAACAAATGCAACACAAAGAACGGGACAAGACTGAAGtgtcaaagaaaaatcaag AACTGACttctcagctggcagctgctgagtcTCGATGCAGACTTCTAGAGAAACAGCTGGACTACATGAGACAAATGATCCAGCatgcagaaaatgagaagaCGCATCTCTTGGAGAAACAG GGCTCCTTGGAGAGAGATCGGCTTCTTGACCAATCGCACGTTCAGTCTAAATTGGAGAAGCTGGATATACTGGAAAAAGAGTACAACAGACTAACTACAATGCAGTCCACAGCAGAG aaaaaaatgaaagagctgGAACAGAAGCTTTATGAGGAAGAACATGCAAGGAAGCTTGtccaggaaaaagcagctgag CTTCAGACAGGCCTGGAAACCAACAGACTACTGATTCAAGCAGCATCACCACTGCTTTCTCCAAAAGTAAGACAACCCAGGAAAAAAGCTAAGCAGCCAGAGAAG aaatgCTCTGTCAGACATTCCACTGTGCAGCCCCATTACAGGTTGTGTCTGGGTGATGTACCCTTTGTGGCTGGTAAG tctACCAGTCCCAGTCATTCGGTTACTGCCAACGTGCAGCACGTGCTGCACCTGATGAAACATCACAGCAAAGCTTTGTGTAACAGACATGTGGTGAACGACACTCCAGCCAAACCCACCAGCTCTGGTCATCCTGCTTGCAAAAGCAGAAGGCCTTCCCTGACAATGGACTCATCCTCATCTCAGGAAGAGCTCTCAGAAGTGTTGCTGACTTTACAAGATGAATTTGGACAGATGAGTTT TGATCACCAGCAGCTGTCAAAGCTCATCCTGGAGGCCCCAAGTGCTACAGtgagggaagagctggagagggagctCGATGCACTAGTGGAAAGGATGGAAGCAAAGGCAGACCAAATCAGCAAAGTTCAGAAGCATCGTTTGCAG CTAGAGAGACTTAAGAGAGAATGCAAGTCCAGAAAGACTTCTGCTAAACAAATAAAAGACAGCAGGTTCCCAGTCAGTGAGGTTAAAGTAACAACTACAGTAACcacaaaaggaaagaatgcAGGTCCCATCAAAGTGAAGCCTGGGGAAAAGAGTCGGAAAAATCTTCAGTTGCTGAGAGACATGCAGACCATACAGACTTCTCTACAGAAAGATGATGTCAGCTGGGACTACTGA